Sequence from the Phragmites australis chromosome 6, lpPhrAust1.1, whole genome shotgun sequence genome:
GTGTGTAATGGGAGATGAATGAAGAATTATTGTCAAACTGAGCAACATGGGTTCATTCAGTAATGTGTATGAATCAGCAACACATTTGTTATTTGTACCGTTCGATTTGCAACAGGAGTAGTGTGCTTGGTTGCAAGTAAGGATTGATTTCACATCACCGGACAAAGAAACATTCATCTGTCACTAACATTTCAATGAACGCTGCTGCTTCTGCATCATCAGGCAGCAGCACACATTTACAGGCCTGCGAGAGTGACAAAACTTATTGTTTTCCCCTTCTTCCAAAACGATGTGGGTAATCGACATGGAACTTCTCTTCCTTcacaaaaaatagataaaatggTTCCTCCGAACAAACTGGAGCGGCACTCAGATAGGGACACCGTAATTCACGATCTTCGACAGCGCTAAGTTAAGCACTCGCTTCTCCTTCTTAACCTGAGAAGCTAAGCCAGATATCTGCAAAGAAAAAATCAATCTATGCTATGAGTTCTGAAAATAACTAATCACTCAGTACATGAGATGTAATAAGTGGTCACCAATAGACAGTGAAATGCAAATTGCTACAAATATTgagaagtgtttttttttttttttttttctgaaaccaAAGCCCCAAAGGAATTGTTGGATAGTCAATGCAATTTCTGCTGCAACAAACAGCTCATGTAGATGGAGATAACAAAGATGACCCCAAAAAATAGATGTGATCCTCTATATAAGAGATTCTGAGAGGTCAAACAATAACAAACAGCCCATATATATACAAAGGCTACAGTATTTAAGAAATACATTCTTACACACATAATATCCATGCCAGGAGCAAGTAGTAAGACTGCCGAGAAAGTAAGgcttcaatttaattccatatTTAGAATATAGATTCAGCAGACATACATGTCATTACAGAAATCTAATTGGCTAGAAGTCTCTGATCAATTCCAATAAACATCACCATGTTCAAAGATACAGGTAGGTTTACTAACCTCCGATCGAAATTCAGATGCATGCGCTCTGGGAAGCTGATCAAGAATGCCCTTGAGACctaataagataaaaatcatcACATGAAAATTCAAGATAAGATGATCTCCATACTAGAAGTCAAATGTCACAAAACAAAACAGTAATATCTAGAGGAATTTTTACACACCTACTGCTTGTTTTTCAATATCACTAATCTGGTTCAACTCATGTTGAATGGTACGCCCTTCTTCCCTGATAAAGCAGATAGCAATTCCCATGCTATATTAGAGCAACAGGAAAGCAaagaaatgataaaagagtTGTGCGTGTGCACGCGCAcgcatgtgtgtgtgtgagagagatgcCTGAGTGTATTCCATCCTTTCTGAAATCTCTTTTCTGCAGTTGCTGCTCTATCCTGGATTCCATTTGCAACAAATCAACCATGAATAGCATCAGAAGTTAAGTAGATAAGTCGACAACAAACGGTTCAATTCTCTTGGAAATTAAATAAATTACCATCAGTTTTTGGCTTTCATTGGACACAAGATTGACAGTTTGCCGCATGTGATTCACTTCTGCTTGAATCCCAGAAAGTAGGGTCTACAATATCAATATGGAAACTTGTGTTAGACAATCAATCTATTTTCTTGTCATTTCTAAGAAAAATCAACCCTGCAagcatcatattttattttattttttaagtgtGCGATATGAACTTCATGAATTGTGTTTAAATGTGTACTAAAACATAAGGAAATTGTATCAGAGCATTGGCATGTCAATGATAAAGTGCACAGTCATACAGGTGTGTAGCTAGTCACCTAGCAAGGAGATGGCAACTTCTAAGCAAGATGGTGAATGTAACTTTCGAGGGAATGAAACTGTCAAGAAGTAGCAAAAAGTATGTTCTACTCAAACTGGCATATAGCGCTTACCTCCTTGCTTACAAACATGCGTCGCACTCGTTGGATTAAGTAGCTCCTTGGCCCTGCAAGGATTCATTTATAATCAAATTTAATAATAGAAAAGGCCCAATTTTTCAACCTTCTTGGAATAATCATGGAACAAACCTCCACTGAATCAACAAATTAACAACCTTCGAGTTTTGAGCCATGAAATGCTAGGCAGCTAAGTATAGGATGGATATTTGAACTGAATTTCACAACTGCTTTAATAGATTCCACCGAGATCCAAATTTTCAGAATAATGTGTTCACACTGGAAAAAATATTTACCAGATATTCTTAGCAGATGCAACACATTGACTCACCGAGGTCTCAGGAATATCAATAAACTCTAAGGAGCATACAAAGGAATCGATTCTAGATTTTCAAAAGCCCATTTAAGTTACAGAAAATGATTTGGTTTAGAATGTGGCACTAATGACTGTAATGTTCCTCAAGCAAATAGCGAATAACTTTGTGCATAACACAAGAACCAATGAAAGTCCAATGCAAATAGCTGAAACTCATCCAACATAGCACtacaaagccaaaaaaaaaagggaaacggCATTACTTTTGAATAGCACAATCCCTGCAAGGGTCGCGGAGCCTACAGCAATGCCTGGATCAGTTATCGCCATGATGACACCCTCTGCAACCAGTAACTAAACATTCAATGCTTGAAAGAAAATCGAAAGAAAAGCGTAATTTCACCAACAAAGAAGAACACCATCCACGAGCCATTAAATTAAAATCCATAAGTATCCGATCTTTGCGCGGCAAAATACCGAGACATGGCACCTTTGATCTTGCCAAACACCATCTGCTCATGAGCGGAGTACTCCTTCTTTACCCATTCCAACTCCTCCTACGAATAGGATAGGAAAAGGTTTGAGCTTTACCTAATTGTGCCTAGATCGAAGCGTGGGGAATGGGCCAAGAGAGCGTCACCTTCGCGACAAGGGTGAGGTCGGACGCGGCCGCGTAGGCGGAGAACGCGGCCGTGGAAGAAGCAGAAGCCGCCGCGGAGGCAGATGAGGTGGCTaaggtggtggcggcgcctAGGGCAGCCTTGGCGGCGTCGGCCTTCTCGGTGCCGAAGGTCTCGGCCCAGCGGGTGAAGTCCACGACTGCGGCTGCAGcggaggaggcagaggaggcgACCATGGAGGAGATGGAGCCGCTCTCCGGCTGCGCTGGCGGTGGGGGCGGCGGCGCCGAGTCGCCGGAGCTGGTGGGCGCGTCGGTCATGGTGGGGGTGGTGCGGGTTTGTGCGTCCGATCCAATGGTCCAAAATCTACGAGGAAATTAGAAAGGTTGGCGTATTACAAAAAATACGTATCCTGGCTTTGTATACGTAGTCAGCGTGGAAAACGATAT
This genomic interval carries:
- the LOC133922872 gene encoding uncharacterized protein LOC133922872 — protein: MTDAPTSSGDSAPPPPPPAQPESGSISSMVASSASSAAAAVVDFTRWAETFGTEKADAAKAALGAATTLATSSASAAASASSTAAFSAYAAASDLTLVAKEELEWVKKEYSAHEQMVFGKIKEGVIMAITDPGIAVGSATLAGIVLFKRPRSYLIQRVRRMFVSKETLLSGIQAEVNHMRQTVNLVSNESQKLMDRAATAEKRFQKGWNTLREEGRTIQHELNQISDIEKQAVGLKGILDQLPRAHASEFRSEISGLASQVKKEKRVLNLALSKIVNYGVPI